The Dioscorea cayenensis subsp. rotundata cultivar TDr96_F1 chromosome 19, TDr96_F1_v2_PseudoChromosome.rev07_lg8_w22 25.fasta, whole genome shotgun sequence genome includes a window with the following:
- the LOC120249756 gene encoding origin of replication complex subunit 2 isoform X2, translated as MAVETRRRRRSLGSQGITFWPERLAADPGRNPVASSLISISQTSRCGFGLLMYGFGSKKVLLEDFASTSLTDYGALVLNGYLPSINLKQVIIAICEMLQDQLKTSRKGSVRKKAKTQQPLSFQSMEDLLMFLNEQPSDDNESFVCLIIHNIDGPALRDFETQQYLARLASCSPVRVIASTDHVNAPLLWDKKMVHTQFNWCWYHVPTFAPYKAEGVFFPLILAGSSAAQSTKTALVVLQSLTPNAQSVFKVLAEHQLANVKEEGMPVNTLYTKCREKFLVSSQVTLNSHLTEFKDHELVKVRKHSDGQDCLYIPLTTESLERLLQELV; from the exons ATGGCGGTGgagacgaggaggaggaggaggagtttggGTTCTCAAGGAATTACTTTTTGGCCAGAGAGATTGGCGGCGGATCCGGGAAGAAATCCGGTCGCAAGCTCTCTGATATCGATCTCGCAGACGAGCAG GTGTGGTTTTGGCCTATTGATGTATGGATTTGGCTCAAAGAAGGTTTTGCTTGAAGATTTTGCTTCTACATCATTGACAGATTATGGAGCACTTGTCCTCAATGGTTATCTTCCATCCATCAACCTaaaacaa GTCATTATCGCTATATGTGAAATGCTACAAGACCAACTAAAAACCAGTAGGAAGGGTTCTGTGAGGAAGAAGGCAAAAACTCAGCAACCTCTTAGTTTTCAATCCATGGAAGATCTGCTAATGTTTCTGAATGAACAGCCTTCAGATGATAATGAATCATTTGTTTGCCTTATAATTCACAACATTGATGGACCTGCTTTGCGTGATTTTGAAACCCAACAATACCTTGCAAGGCTGGCCAGCTGTTCTCCTGTCCGTGTCATTGCATCTACTGACCATGTCAATGCACCTCTAT TGTGGGACAAGAAGATGGTTCATACTCAGTTTAACTGGTGCTGGTACCACGTACCCACATTCGCGCCATACAAAGCAGAAGGTGTGTTCTTCCCTCTGATACTCGCCGGCAGCAGTGCTGCCCAAAGCACAAAAACCGCCCTTGTTGTCCTTCAGAGCTTGACCCCAAATGCACAGAGTGTGTTCAAAGTCCTTGCAGAGCATCAGCTTGCCAATGTAAAAGAGGAAG GCATGCCTGTCAATACTTTGTACACCAAGTGCCGAGAAAAGTTCTTGGTTAGTAGCCAGGTGACATTGAATTCTCATCTGACAGAGTTCAAGGATCATGAATTAGTGAAGGTGAGAAAGCACTCTGATGGCCAGGATTGTCTTTATATACCTCTCACCACTGAATCATTGGAGAGGCTTCTGCAAGAACTGGTATGA
- the LOC120250020 gene encoding uncharacterized protein LOC120250020 has translation MWGDGGRVFWERRAGGAEEGVVVMFLWPSSDEKDLNPFLDLYSSVGWSSLVCQSDFFTLFFPEKAAKLASTVLDELIKEVKIKPRPITFAAFSGGSKSCLYKVHQLVEGKSEGQLKDDYQLLRDCICGQIYDSGPVDFTSDLGSHFLHPKVSQASRIVSWIAKALVSGMDTLFMNRFEAQRVEYWKTLYSSVGIGPILILFSEDDELAPFQVVYDFAQHLLELGGDVRLVKWKSSPHVGHYKHHTDEYKYAVFKLLNDATMIFSQRRHQLNGETLGTRIFGNNMSDLGTEAMGSNETLRQVAVSPSDHLSLSGLMGFDDTEMPDQTHHRQKSDSPRRQNSPGASPNGVLGQILFEACIPKNIEGWDIKPGMSLNKRQTFPSSRRYNPFNPIKCIRRSRL, from the exons ATGTGGGGAGACGGGGGACGGGTTTTTTGGGAGAGAAGGGCGGGAGGGGCGGAGGAGGGTGTTGTGGTGATGTTCTTGTGGCCATCGAGTGATGAGAAGGATCTGAATCCCTTCTTGGATCTCTACTCGTCGGTTGGGTGGAGCTCTCTCGTCTGCCAGTCGGATTTTTTCACTCT ATTTTTCCCGGAGAAAGCTGCAAAACTAGCATCTACTGTTCTTGATGAGCTTATAAAG GAAGTGAAGATCAAACCACGGCCTATTACATTTGCGGCTTTTTCTGGAGGTTCTAAGAGTTGCTTGTACAAGGTTCATCAG TTGGTTGAAGGGAAGAGCGAAGGGCAACTTAAG GATGACTATCAACTGTTAAGAGATTGCATCTGTGGGCAAATATATGATTCTGGTCCTGTAGACTTCACTAGTGATCTGGGCAGTCATTTTCTCCATCCAAAAGTGTCTCAGGCATCTAGAATTGTTTCATGGATAGCAAAAGCCCTTGTTTCTGGAATGGACACTCTCTTCATGAACAGGTTTGAAGCTCAGCGTGTTGAGTATTGGAAAACTCTGTATTCATCAGTT GGCATAGGCCCAATTCTCATCCTATTTTCTGAAGATGATGAACTTGCTCCCTTTCAAGTTGTTTATGACTTTGCTCAACATCTACTAGAGCTTGGTGGTGATGTTAGACTAGTGAAGTGGAAAAGTTCCCCTCATGTAG GACACTACAAACACCACACTGATGAGTACAAGTATGCTGTATTCAAGTTGCTTAATGATGCAACCATGATTTTTTCCCAAAGAAGGCATCAACTGAATGGGGAAACTCTTGGTACAAGGATTTTCGGCAACAACATGTCCGATCTCGGAACAGAAGCAATGGGCTCAAATGAAACATTAAGACAGGTAGCAGTTAGTCCAAGTGATCATCTCTCGTTGTCTGGCTTGATGGGATTTGATGATACTGAAATGCCGGATCAAACACATCACCGCCAGAAGTCAGATTCCCCTCGCAGGCAGAACTCGCCTGGTGCTTCCCCAAACGGAGTGCTTGGCCAAATCCTCTTTGAAGCTTGCATCCCCAAGAACATTGAAGGTTGGGACATAAAGCCAGGCATGTCCTTGAACAAGAGGCAAACGTTCCCGTCATCTCGCCGGTACAATCCTTTCAATCCTATCAAATGCATTAGGCGATCCCGGTTGTAG
- the LOC120249756 gene encoding origin of replication complex subunit 2 isoform X1, which yields MDPKDGGGDEEEEEEFGFSRNYFLAREIGGGSGKKSGRKLSDIDLADEQVLRAETSRIKEKHEKEIALLLKSYKDLYPKWLFELRCGFGLLMYGFGSKKVLLEDFASTSLTDYGALVLNGYLPSINLKQVIIAICEMLQDQLKTSRKGSVRKKAKTQQPLSFQSMEDLLMFLNEQPSDDNESFVCLIIHNIDGPALRDFETQQYLARLASCSPVRVIASTDHVNAPLLWDKKMVHTQFNWCWYHVPTFAPYKAEGVFFPLILAGSSAAQSTKTALVVLQSLTPNAQSVFKVLAEHQLANVKEEGMPVNTLYTKCREKFLVSSQVTLNSHLTEFKDHELVKVRKHSDGQDCLYIPLTTESLERLLQELV from the exons ATGGATCCGAAGGATGGCGGTGgagacgaggaggaggaggaggagtttggGTTCTCAAGGAATTACTTTTTGGCCAGAGAGATTGGCGGCGGATCCGGGAAGAAATCCGGTCGCAAGCTCTCTGATATCGATCTCGCAGACGAGCAG GTCTTGAGAGCAGAAACATCCAGGATTaaggaaaaacatgagaaaGAGATTGCACTTTTGCTGAAAAGCTACAAAGATTTATACCCGAAGTGGCTATTTGAGCTGAG GTGTGGTTTTGGCCTATTGATGTATGGATTTGGCTCAAAGAAGGTTTTGCTTGAAGATTTTGCTTCTACATCATTGACAGATTATGGAGCACTTGTCCTCAATGGTTATCTTCCATCCATCAACCTaaaacaa GTCATTATCGCTATATGTGAAATGCTACAAGACCAACTAAAAACCAGTAGGAAGGGTTCTGTGAGGAAGAAGGCAAAAACTCAGCAACCTCTTAGTTTTCAATCCATGGAAGATCTGCTAATGTTTCTGAATGAACAGCCTTCAGATGATAATGAATCATTTGTTTGCCTTATAATTCACAACATTGATGGACCTGCTTTGCGTGATTTTGAAACCCAACAATACCTTGCAAGGCTGGCCAGCTGTTCTCCTGTCCGTGTCATTGCATCTACTGACCATGTCAATGCACCTCTAT TGTGGGACAAGAAGATGGTTCATACTCAGTTTAACTGGTGCTGGTACCACGTACCCACATTCGCGCCATACAAAGCAGAAGGTGTGTTCTTCCCTCTGATACTCGCCGGCAGCAGTGCTGCCCAAAGCACAAAAACCGCCCTTGTTGTCCTTCAGAGCTTGACCCCAAATGCACAGAGTGTGTTCAAAGTCCTTGCAGAGCATCAGCTTGCCAATGTAAAAGAGGAAG GCATGCCTGTCAATACTTTGTACACCAAGTGCCGAGAAAAGTTCTTGGTTAGTAGCCAGGTGACATTGAATTCTCATCTGACAGAGTTCAAGGATCATGAATTAGTGAAGGTGAGAAAGCACTCTGATGGCCAGGATTGTCTTTATATACCTCTCACCACTGAATCATTGGAGAGGCTTCTGCAAGAACTGGTATGA
- the LOC120249757 gene encoding B3 domain-containing protein Os06g0194400-like has protein sequence MGDMGMKYEELRQRQVEENKKKMDLLKLNQLSITLRESTSPKPSPSKQSKRKARSQEGEKLVLRRSSRVANLPGTSYKEIAVNEDVDKRPRRLGRAYSQRRDLSGRVYASPEARAYAENRADAIQAELDPKFPSFVKPMTQSHVTGGFWLGLPTHFCRKHLPKRDEHIMLEDENGDTSETLFLARKAGLSAGWRGFSISHELVDGDALVFQLIKSTTFKVYIIRASEYTEDDQ, from the exons atgggGGACATGGGGATGAAGTACGAGGAGCTGAGGCAGCGTCAGGTAgaggagaacaagaagaagatggaCCTTCTGAAGCTCAACCAGCTCTCCATCACCCTCAGAGAATCCACCAGTCCCAAGCCCTCTCCG TCTAAGCAGTCGAAACGAAAAGCCCGGTCTCAAGAAGGAGAGAAATTGGTCTTAAGGAGATCCAGTCGTGTGGCTAATCTTCCTGGGACTAGCTACAAAGAA ATTGCAGTAAATGAAGATGTTGATAAGAGGCCTAGAAG ACTTGGTAGAGCTTATTCGCAACGAAGAGATTTATCTGGCCGGGTTTATGCATCTCCGGAAGCAAGGGCCTACGCCGAAAACAGAGCTGATGCTATTCAAGCTGAACTTGATCCTAAATTTCCAAGCTTTGTGAAGCCAATGACACAATCACATGTAACCGGAGGATTTTGGCTG GGACTCCCCACCCATTTTTGCCGAAAACACCTACCGAAGCGTGATGAACATATTATGTTGGAGGATGAAAATGGTGATACATCCGAGACTCTTTTCCTCGCTCGCAAAGCTGGATTAAGTGCAGGATGGAGAGGATTCTCTATTTCACATGAATTAGTAGATGGTGATGCTTTAGTATTTCAGTTGATCAAAAGTACAACATTTAAG GTTTATATAATCAGAGCTAGTGAATATACCGAAGATGATCAATAA